From a region of the Globicephala melas chromosome 19, mGloMel1.2, whole genome shotgun sequence genome:
- the EXOC3L1 gene encoding exocyst complex component 3-like protein: MSQWWEYPALPRRPGERAILKAKAICGGGRTGRLAKPVGPRRRLQLRGAPTLLALTWTFAPIPTSAPAPPAMDSAARDKMQPALPPGSSCPGPEWPEQERAEQLARGAALKWASGIFYRPEQLARLGQYRSREVQRTCSLEARIKSVVQSYLEGVKTGVRQLAWALEAVQGAREALGQAHGLLWGMAEAAQTLEPLREQVVQHKQLQAMSQLLPRLRAVPAALAHTQTLIDAQRLLEAYVSLRELEQLQEETWAPLGGLELPVFEGLGPLAEALGQAVEAAAGAAGRLAREDPALLVAAMRVAEVDAGRTTSLEQAARDWRQRCLRALQEGLEQIHFGTPLQPGPGALAEWLEALRVALPAELAAAEALVAPCCPPHYNVVRLWAHTLHSGLRRCLQQLLEGPQLEAADAFTLLHWALHVYLGPEMMGSLELGPEADVSDLEPLLTLENIEQLEAIFVAKVQASVAQWLQKALDGDVAEWGREQEPDTDPSGFYHSPMPAIVLQILEENIRVTRMVSESLQRRVHGMALSELSAFLRSFSDALIRFSRDHLRGEATAPHYVPYLLATLNHQSALSSSVSVLQPDWVAPGALAPVEAALDELQRRICRLVLEALLAELQPLFAALPSRRWLSSPELLDDVCERTASFCQDFRHVRDPAVQLLLAEAERTVVLQYLRALMQGRLVCRGADERTQAAERLRHDAAQLRELFLGLGLEESVQCAPVLLALRELLNLRDPTLLGLEVAGLRQQFPDVSEDHVSALLDLRGDVSREQRLAALSSLQACPQPSPPAGGRALFSLVPAPAPPLSSCLPSGSCA; the protein is encoded by the exons ATGAGCCAGTGGTGGGAGTACCCAGCTCTGCCAAGAAGGCCAGGGGAGAGGGCCATCCTCAAGGCCAAGGCTATCTGTGGAGGAGGGAGAACTGGACGCCTGGCCAAGCCTG TGGGGCCTAGACGGAGGCTGCAGCTCAGAGGCGCTCCCACTCTACTTGCTCTAACCTGGACCTTCGCCCCTATTCCTACCTCCGCTCCGGCTCCACCAGCCATGGACTCAGCAGCCAGGGACAAAATGCAGCCCGCACTTCCCCCTG GCTCTTCCTGCCCAGGGCCTGAGTGGCCGGAGCAGGAGAGGGCGGAGCAGCTGGCCCGGGGTGCAGCACTCAAGTGGGCCTCGGGCATCTTCTACCGGCCAGAGCAGCTGGCCAGGCTCGGCCAGTACCGTAGCCGCGAGGTGCAGCGTACCTGTTCCCTGGAAGCACGCATCAAG TCGGTGGTGCAGTCATACCTGGAGGGTGTGAAGACCGGTGTGCGGCAGCTGGCCTGGGCCCTTGAGGCGGTGCAGGGAGCCCGCGAAGCCCTGGGCCAGGCTCATGGGTTGCTCTGGGGTATGGCTGAGGCTGCACAGACCCTAGAACCCCTGCGGGAGCAGGTTGTGCAACACAAGCAACTGCAGGCCATGTCTCAGCTGCTGCCCCGGCTGCGAGCTG TGCCTGCTGCATTGGCCCACACACAGACCCTGATTGATGCCCAGCGACTCTTGGAGGCATATGTGAGCCTTCGGGAACTGGAGCAGCTACAAGAGGAGACGTGGGCACCTCTCGGGGGCCTGGAGTTGCCAGTGTTCGAGGGGCTGGGCCCTCTGGCTGAGGCTCTGGGCCAGGCTGTGGAGGCGGCTGCAGGGGCTGCAGGGCGGCTGGCACGGGAGGATCCAGCCCTGCTGGTGGCTGCTATGCGTGTGGCCGAAGTGGACGCTGGGCGCACAACCTCCCTGGAGCAGGCTGCCCGGGACTGGCGGCAGCGCTGTCTGCGGGCACTACAGGAGGGCTTGGAGCAGATCCACTTTGGGACACCTCTGCAGCCTGGGCCAGGGGCACTAGCAGAGTGGCTGGAGGCTCTGCGGGTGGCTCTACCAGCAGAGTTGGCCGCGGCTGAGGCACTGGTAGCACCCTGCTGCCCACCACACTACAACGTGGTCCGGCTGTGGGCCCACACCCTGCACAGCGGCCTGCGCCGCTGCCTGCAGCAACTCCTGGAAGGGCCTCAGCTGGAAGCTGCCGATGCCTTCACCTTGCTGCATTGGGCACTGCATGTGTACCTGGG GCCAGAAATGATGGGGAGCCTGGAATTAGGGCCCGAGGCTGATGTGTCTGATCTGGAGCCCCTCCTGACCCTGGAGAACATCGAGCAGTTGGAGGCAATATTTGTGGCCAAAGTCCAG GCAAGTGTGGCCCAGTGGCTGCAGAAGGCACTGGACGGGGATGTAGCTGAGTGGGGCCGAGAGCAGGAGCCTGACACAGACCCATCTGGCTTCTACCACTCACCAATGCCAGCCATCGTGCTGCAG ATCCTGGAAGAGAACATTCGCGTGACCAGAATGGTCAGTGAGTCACTGCAGCGGCGGGTGCATGGCATGGCACTGTCAGAACTGAGCGCATTCCTAAGGAG CTTCAGTGATGCTCTGATCCGATTCTCCCGAGACCACCTCAGGGGGGAAGCAACGGCCCCTCATTACGTGCCCTACCTACTGGCCACCCTCAACCACCAATCAGCACTCAG CTCCTCCGTGTCCGTCCTGCAGCCCGACTGGGTGGCTCCAGGGGCCTTGGCTCCGGTGGAGGCAGCGCTGGACGAGTTGCAGAGGAGGATCTGCCGCCTGGTGTTGGAGGCGCTGCTGGCGGAGCTACAG CCCCTATTCGCTGCTCTGCCCTCTCGCCGGTGGCTGTCGAGCCCAGAGCTGCTGGATGACGTGTGCGAGCGGACCGCGAGCTTCTGCCAGGACTTCCGACACGTGCGGGATCCTGCGGTCCAG CTGCTGCTGGCTGAGGCGGAGCGTACCGTGGTGCTGCAGTACCTACGTGCGCTGATGCAAGGCCGCCTAGTGTGCCGCGGTGCTGACGAGCGGACCCAGGCGGCCGAGCGCCTGCGGCACGATGCCGCCCAGCTTCGGGAGCTTTTCCTCGGTTTG GGCCTGGAGGAGAGCGTTCAGTGCGCGCCAGTGCTGCTCGCCTTGAGGGAGCTGCTGAACCTCCGCGACCCCACGCTGCTTGGTCTCGAGGTGGCAGGCTTGCGGCAACAATTTCCCGACGTGAG CGAGGATCATGTCTCCGCCCTCTTGGACCTGCGCGGGGACGTGTCCCGAGAGCAGCGCCTGGCCGCACTCAGCTCTCTGCAGGCCTGCCCGCAGCCCTCGCCCCCAGCGGGTGGACGCGCACTCTTCAGCCTCGTGCCAGCACCTGCACCCCCGCtgtcctcctgcctcccctcGGGGTCCTGTGCCTGA